TCCAAATGATTAATGATTGGCCCAAGATTAGTCCCCCCACACATATTCATAAGGTTTGGATTAAAGAAGCTTAGGGCCCGTTTATATATTGTAGGACTCCGATATACGTGTGCTGCTATGAAAGAAGTAACAAAAAAATGCGATAAAAATATTCTCATGGAATCTCAAAAGTTTTTTTTGCGGAAAAACTGCAATCCCAAACAAGGCTTTAGATATATTTTTGGAATTTCAGAGTAGATTAATGACTTCAGTACATACTCTAATATTATTTGAGTCTTTGCATCCAAAATTTCAGTAACAATTCAAACATCTTTGCAATATTCATacctttttttcttgatttatggGATTTTGCATATCTGAGATTCATTAAACTATTTGCtgttttgaaatttcaatgTAATTAAGACCTTTTTTTCCCTAGCGTTTAATTGCATAATAAGGATCTCTTgtcaatttggatttggaaatggcACCCAAATTTATACTACAAGCTACGTACGTCTGTATATCAGTTGGCATAGTTAGCCGTTGACTTTCTGTTTGCCAGCCTTGTCCACCCCAGTACATACAAAACGGGAATCAAGGTTGACCAAGAAAAAATTACACAAGAGAGAGACTGAAATACTAACGAATGATTGGTTTCCagcacaaggaagaaatttCCTTTTCCAAAAGTCTTTGTAAACTTATTTGGTTTCCTTTGGGAGTTAACAAATGGGAAGAAACTTTAAAGAAAAGGAACAATAAGAAAGAGTTCTATTTATTGTTTCTCTTACTTGGAAGTTCTAGTAGGCAAGgatggagagaaaagaaaagtaagtTTTATCTCCAAAATTGGAAGAGAAAATGGAGATAGGAAACTTTACTAACATGTCAAGGTACCTATATAACATTTGCTGTATaaaaaagtaagaattttttAATGGTTGCTCTATGAACACTCGGTGTACTTAAATTACATTTTTTATTATGTGATTGTCTAAATTCATATTCATTGTTCTCCCTGCATTAAAAAAATGAGATGCATCTTAGTTAAATGAATGCTACTAGGCACCCATTAATCAaatcaaaaaaacaaaatggCTCCGTTATAGGGGtgcttttgaaatattttactgtagcaatgtagatgaattttttttttctgtagaTGAGGTtgtttttgaagttatttttttttgtgtttttggtatttttgaagttgttgaaattttatgtattactgtagcatttaAAAAAATGAGCAATAATAATTCAATTCCTTGATGTAAATACCATCCTTATTTCTTGGCTAAGCTTGAAGAAtagcaactctctctctctcaagataGTGAGCAAGAAAGAAATGACAATTAGTGGGTATTTATACATGGCATAGTCATATGGAATCATCATGCATTTACCACTACGGAACTTCTCCACAAGCACAAGTAAGAACTGTCACATTTTCTCTTCTTGAAGGCGGGgagaaaaaaaacacacacacaaagaGCAGAAAACAATAAGTATCACATCATTCAGTTGCTATATTACTTGCTCTAAGCTATTTCATTTCAGTATTACAAGCGCAGCACCGGCTCTTACCTCTCACAATGGCTTTTGAGTGTTGGCCTCTTATCTATGACTTGTTACAACTTTCTTGTATTTCGAATTATTATTGATGTGCTTGATGCTTAAGCCAGTTCTTGGACTCACTCTTAACTTCGCAGTGAGTCCACACCATTGGCCACGCATCAAATTGTACATACTTATGCTCAAGATTTGTACAAAATGTGGATTTGAAATGAAGAGATATCAATTGAGTTCATCCTTTATCAAGGATATGGTGATTTTTTGCATCAGCAACCAGTAAAGATAAAAGTAGCTTTCCCCCACCCCCCACCCTTTTGGCCGTTGAATGGCTTGCTTTTTGTGTTGAGTGAGAACTCAACTTCTGTTTAATACTTCGAAGCTTTAAAAATATGACTTTATGGCCATTATTTCCGGAAAAAAACTGGCAGTGGACGCTTGAAAAATCGCCACACGCATCACAGGAGAAATATTTTGTTGACACGCTAAGGAATCGTCCATACTCCATAATAACTTTCCAGCAGCTGGATTTGGATACCACGTCGTTTCATGACTCATGCATGAGCAAGCTTgatcaactaaaaaaaaaagaaccaatCAGGTTGGGTTCTATAGCCactttgatatatatatatatttttttaaaaaaaggtacCATAAGGAAAAGTCTATCAATGGTGAAAACAACAACAACCAGTCCTATATTCTATTCACAAAACATCTGTGAAGGAACGCATAACATTTTGATCCAATAGCAGTTTTGCAACATGACATGATAATTTAATTAGTAGTATCATCTCCAGTTGAGTGTAGCTATAATAAAATAAGTGAAATAAAATATAGCCAAAAGCATGCTCAAACCTTCAATACCGGGAGGGTGATACGAGGAACTTATAAGAGTTGCCATTTTCCAATTATACCATATTGGAGTGGCGGAGAATATAACTAGCAGTGATGGTTGACGTTGAGTGATAGTTTCTTTGTCTGCAAAAACACTCGTATTCTTGGAGAAGACATAGCTGGAAGAATGTGGGGGGCATGGAGGAAGGAATTCTTGGATGTAATTCTGGTACCTGCGAGTTTATTCATTTTGTTCGGGTACCATCTCTTCCTTCTGTATAGGTACCTCAGATATCCAAGCACCACAACCATCGGATATGAGAATCACAACAGAAGAGTTTGGGTTGAAAGAATGATGGAGGTCAGTAACTTCAcatcctttttttctttttcttgatttctttgTGCAAGTAGTTTTTACCTTTTTGGTTCTCTGCTGGGATCTTGAAAATAAACTGCAGATTGATATGGCACATTCATTTATGAGCACCTTGAAAATGTTCTGCAGATTGATGCCAAAGACAGGCCGGCATTATCAGTGATTGCCAACACCATGTCAGCAGCATCTGCGCTGTCTTCAATTTCTCTAGTGCTGAGCTCTTTAATTGGAGCATGGCTGGGGAGTTCTAACAGGACAGTCTTTACGAGCAACCTTATATATGGAGCCACAAGTCCTTCAGTTATTTCTATCAAGTATGTGGCTTTACTTGTCTGCTTCCTGGTGGCCTTTGGCTCATTTGTACAAACTTCAAGGTGCTTGGTTAATGCTAGTTTTCTCATGACCATGCCAAACGCGGATGTTCCTATGAGCTACATTGAAAAGGAAATGATAACAGGAAGTATTTTCTACGAATTCGGCATGAGGGTGCTCTATTTAGCCACCACTTTTCTGCTGTGGGTCTTTGGTCCAATTCCAATGTTTGTTTCCTCTGTCACCATGGTGGGATTGTTGCTTAGGCTGGACGCAAATAGAACAGTTTTGTATCACTATCCACGGATTGGTCAGGACGTGTCTAAAGTCACCAAAGCTGTTGAGCATCATGAAAGACGACCACAAGGAAGGAAGTAG
Above is a genomic segment from Coffea eugenioides isolate CCC68of chromosome 5, Ceug_1.0, whole genome shotgun sequence containing:
- the LOC113771909 gene encoding uncharacterized protein LOC113771909, coding for MWGAWRKEFLDVILVPASLFILFGYHLFLLYRYLRYPSTTTIGYENHNRRVWVERMMEIDAKDRPALSVIANTMSAASALSSISLVLSSLIGAWLGSSNRTVFTSNLIYGATSPSVISIKYVALLVCFLVAFGSFVQTSRCLVNASFLMTMPNADVPMSYIEKEMITGSIFYEFGMRVLYLATTFLLWVFGPIPMFVSSVTMVGLLLRLDANRTVLYHYPRIGQDVSKVTKAVEHHERRPQGRK